One genomic region from Salvelinus sp. IW2-2015 unplaced genomic scaffold, ASM291031v2 Un_scaffold1345, whole genome shotgun sequence encodes:
- the LOC112070492 gene encoding adenylate kinase 7-like, with amino-acid sequence MANEKKGSYRTKRVFVNNIDTYSSKCIAKFLSTCMVGGSLEEAEEDGPAEDEQTLQDGTFQIVGTISNNEGEKPSFALECYTSQKRDQLLPSLLECDVVVYNISEHATAELIDEAIWAISALHSDIESFASQKIFILISSVMTWAMSKPADPNDPEIPLTEDDYRRKRHHPNFKEHTNAEKTVLKLGKTKKSKLSSYVVAAGVQYGMGENLLHYFFKTSWLGEFAQVPVFGPGTNVIPTIHVNDLAGVIQNVIDHKPKIHYFLAVDDSNNTFEDIVKIISFVLGPGKIKKVSKEEAYLTNVLTNDDVDYLSVNLRIEPTFLKETFNLHWVSEAGIIDNINRVVEEYKLLRLLLPIRICLLGPPAVGKSTVAEKLCKHYKLHHINLKEIIDENMHHLEEAVNVAEQEGENEEALSNAQDQLDSLKDSMEQNGEFIFSLEASDDFLKERVQNLPESVAEKMHYSKDEYLTRLKKFRKVNVEDETVLNYFDELEIHPEHIEVNNAVDPEYGDVMDKITRLVGRPRNYGPTPEEREEMERKSVEETAQRLVLETAEWKRREAETAAKMATQLEEWNRHVTEVKRQEHELLEARAAPLRNYLMNYVMPSLTEGMMECCKAKPDDPVDFLAEYLLRNNSQD; translated from the exons ATGGCAAATGAAAAGAAAGGAAGTTACCGAACTAAACGAGTTTTCGTCAACAATATTGATACCTATTCATCTAAATGTATCGCGAAG TTTCTGTCAACCTGCATGGTTGGCGGCTCcttggaggaggcagaggaagatGGTCCCGCTGAGGATGAGCAAACACTTCAAGATGGGACTTTTCAAATTGTTGGAACTATCTCAAACAACGAGGGGGAAAAACCCAGTTTTGCATTAGAATGTTATACT TCACAGAAGCGAGATCAGCTACTGCCAAGCCTATTGGAATGTGATGTGGTGGTTTACAACATCTCAGAACATGCAACAGCAGAGCTGATAGATGAGGCAATTTGGGCAATTTCAG CTCTTCACTCAGATATTGAGAGTTTTGCATCTCAGAAGATATTCATTTTGATATCATCAGTCATGACCTGGGCAATGAGCAAGCCAGCCGATCCT AATGACCCAGAGATTCCTCTGACAGAGGACGACTACAGGAGGAAAAGACATCATCCTAACTTCAAGGAGCACACCAACGCAGAGAAAACTGTGCTCAAACTGGGCAAAACT AAAAAGTCCAAGCTGTCCAGTTATGTTGTGGCAGCAGGTGTTCAGTATGGAATGGGAGAAAACCTCCTTCACTACTTCTTCAAG ACGTCTTGGCTGGGGGAGTTTGCACAAGTTCCTGTTTTTGGGCCTGGCACAAATGTTATCCCTACCATTCATGTCAACGACCTTGCAGG GGTTATTCAGAATGTAATCGACCACAAGCCAAAGATACATTATTTCCTCGCTGTGGATGATTCCAATAATACTTTTGAGGATATTGTGAAG ATAATAAGCTTTGTGCTCGGTCCAGGGAAGATCAAGAAAGTCTCTAAGGAGGAGGCCTACCTCACCAATGTTCTGACG AACGATGATGTGGATTACCTGAGTGTCAACCTGCGGATAGAGCCAACCTTTCTGAAGGAAACCTTCAACCTTCACTGGGTGTCAGAGGCTGGCATCATTGATAACATCAACCGGGTGGTGGAGGAATACAAACTGTTGAGACTACTACTG CCCATCAGAATCTGTCTCCTGGGCCCTCCAGCAGTAGGGAAGAGCACCGTGGCAGAGAAACTGTGTAAACATTACAAACTGCACCACATCAACCTCAAAGAGATCATTGATGAGAATATGCATCATCTG GAGGAGGCTGTGAATGTGGctgagcaggagggagagaatgaggaggCGCTCAGTAACGCTCAGGACCAACTGGACTCTCTGAAGGACAGCATGGAGCAAAATGGAG AGTTCATTTTCTCCCTGGAGGCATCTGATGACTTTTTAAAGGAGCGGGTGCAGAACCTACCTGAGAGTGTGGCAGAGAAAATGCACTACTCTAAAGACGAGTACCTTACCCGGCTGAAGAAATTTAGAAAGGTCAACGTGGAAGATGAAACGGTTCTGAACTACTTTGACGAGCTGGAGATTCACCCAGAGCACATTG aggtgAACAATGCCGTCGATCCTGAATACGGCGATGTGATGGACAAAATCACCAGGCTGGTGGGGCGTCCCAGGAACTACGGACCCacccctgaggagagagaggagatggagaggaagtccGTAGAGGAGACAGCACAGCGCCTGGTACTGGAGACAGCAgagtggaagaggagggaggCTGAGACCGCTGCCAAGATGGCCACACAGCTAGAGGAGTGG AACCGTCACGTGACTGAGGTGAAGAGGCAGGAGCATGAGCTGCTGGAGGCTCGCGCCGCCCCCCTGAGGAACTACCTGATGAATTACGTAATGCCCTCTCTCACTGAGGgcatgatggagtgctgcaaggCCAAGCCAGACGACCCAGTAGACTTCCTG